GAGAACCCCGAGTTCGGCAACGGCTGGGCCGACTTCACTACCCGCCAGGCGGTCCAACTCCACTGGATCAACATCGAGGACGTCCCCGCCATCTGGGACGAGCTCGAGGAGGCGGGCCTCTCGACGCTGCAGGCGTGCGGGGACTCCTGGCGCAACATCGTCGGCTGTCCGGTCGCCGGCAAGGACGAACACGAACACGTCGACGCCCTGGAGACCATCTACGAGCTCCACGACACGTTCAAGGGCGACGACGATCACTCGAACCTCCCCCGGAAGTGGAAGGTCTCCGTTACGGGGTGTGACGAGGGCTGTGGACAGGGCGACATCAACGATCTGGGCTTCGAACCCGCCGAAAAGGAGATCGACGGCGAGACCGTCACGGGCTTCAACGTGCGGGTCGGCGGCGGCCTCGCGCGCAACGAGCCGCGCTTCGCCCGCGACATCGACGTGTTCGTCACGCCCGAGCGGGCGGCCGACGTGGCCGGCGGGATCAGCGCGCTCTTCCGGGACCACGGCGACCGCGAGAACCGCTACAACGCGCGGATCAAGTTCCTCGTCGACGAGTGGGGCCCCGAGAAGGTCCGCGACGTCCTCCAGGAGGAGTACGTCGACTTCGAGATGCACACCGCGGGCGACGATCTCCGGGAGCACTACTCGTACAACGCCGGCACCGCCGACGGCCACGCCGACCACGTCGGCGTCCACGAGCAGAAGGACGGGAACTACTACGTCGGGCTGAACGTCCTCGTCGGGAGGATGGGCGCCGACGAGGTGATCGAACTCGCCGACCTCGCCGAGGAGTACGGTTCGGGCGAGGCACGGCTCACCCAGCGCCAGAACGTCGTCCTCACGGACGTCCCCGAGGAGAACCTCGACGCGCTGTTGGACGAGCCGCTGCTTTCGGAGTACAGCCCCGATCCCCACCCGTTCCAGCGCGGCTCGATCGCCTGCACCGGCACCGAGTTCTGCTCGCTGTCGATCGTCGAGACCAAGAATAGACAGGTGCGCTTCTCGCGTTGGCTCGTCGAGAACGTCGACCTCCCGGCGGGCATTGAGGACTTCCACATCCACCTCTCGGGCTGTACCGCGTCGTGCGCCCAGCCCCAGATCGCCGATGTCTCGCTGCGGGGGATGAAAACGCGCAAGGACGGCGAACCGGTCGAGGCGCTCGACATCGGTCTCGGCGGCGGCCTCGGCGAGAACCCCAACTTCGCCGACTGGGTCACCCAACGGGTTCCCGCGGACGAGGTACCCGGCGCGATCGCGAACCTGATCGAGGGCTTCGCCGCGGAGCGCTCGGAGGGCCAGACCTTCCGCGAGTTCGTCGTCGAGCGCGACGAGGAGGAACTCGCCGCGCTTTGTGAGCCCGAGGAGACCTCCTACACCGATCCCTACATGCACAACACGAAACAGACCTGGTACCCCTACGCCGAGGACGACGACCTCGACTCGAGCCCCGCGCCGGCGTACCCCGACGACACGCCGATGTCCGCGGACGACTGAGGTACTACCGGTCTTTCTCTCTCCTTTCACGCCTTCTTCCGTTCGAGCGGCGGCGCTGGCCTTCAGCCGTCCTCGCGCACCTCGTGGAGAGCGTTCCTGACCGCGCCGTGTTCGGCGGCGTGCGGGCGGCCGTCGGCGTCGCCGTAGCCGCCCAGCATCCGGTTGCGGTTGAGACAGAGCTTCGTGAACGTCGGCTTCAGCAGGTCGAACAGCTCGAAGCGCTCCTCGAGTTCGTGGAACCGGTCCTGATAGGCGAGGATCTCCTCGCGAACCCCGCGGTAGAACCGTTCCTCGGGGTAGTCGTGGTGTTCCTCCGCGATCTCGGCGACGTAACGAAACACGCCGACGAACAGCCCCGCGAATACGAACTGGCACAGTCCCTCGGGCGGCTCGGTGCGCAACACCGCCCGAAGCTCCTCCGGCAGCGCCTCCAACTCGGGGAGCGGGTACTCGCTCACGTTGACGTCGTCGACGAAGTCCTTGAGCGCGAGTCTCGTCGGGACGCCGTCGCGCACCACGAGGATCGTGTTCTCGCCGTGTGGCGAGAAGACGGTGCCGTACCGATAGAGGTAGTGCAACAGCGGCGGCAGCAGCGTCGAGAACAGCTCGTCGAGCCACTCGTCGAGGTCGAGCCCAGAGCGCTCGACCAGCCGCGAGAGGACGGGAGTTCCGGTCCCGTCGACGTGCAACAGCGCCGACAGCGTGATCGGGCGCTCGTCCTCCTCGATCAGGTCGTGGACGCTCTCGCGCCAGACGCAGCCCAATAGTTCACGATACTGGTAGGGTGCCCCGTCGAGGCGGTCGAACTCGGGGTGGGCGACGTTCACGCCGGCGACCTCGCCGGGCAGGACGAGTCGGTGTTCGTCGCGCAGGAACGGGTCGTCGTCGCGGATCCCCTTCAGGTACTCCGTGACCATGGGGGCGGCCTCGGTGCGCTCGCCGGGCAGCCCGCGCCAGACGAGCGTGTTGAGGATCTTCATGGGGAGTTTCACGTTGTGGCGCTCGGGCCGGTCGACGTTCGCGAACGTCCGGATCGACTGCATCGGGAGGTACTCGTCGGGCCCCTCCCCCAGCGGGACGATCGCGTCGGTCGCCACCTCCCTTGCGAACGCGCCGACGATCGCCTCGTCCCACTGCCACTCGTGGACGGGCACCAGTCGGTAGTCCTCGGGGTCGAGCCCCTTCGATTCGAGTCGGTCGGCGAACCCTTCACGGTGTTCGCCCAGCTCCACCTCCAGAAGCGCGTCGTACTCCACCCCCTCCGCCGAGACGAACGTCGCCAGCTCGCGAGAGACCGCGAGCCACCGTAATCTCACGGGCTCCTGGCACTCGGGGGCGTACCGGCGGTAGTCGTCGTAGCCCCATCCGATCCGGCCCTTGTTGTAGGTGATCCACGGGTGGCCGGCCATCTCACCCTCGACGTCGGCGTACGAGAGCTCCTCGAAATCGAGCCCGGTGTTGCGGCGCTTTCGGGCCTCGATGTGGGCGTCCGCCAGCAGCGTGTTGCGGTACTCCCGGACGAGGTGGCCGGCGGTCATCTCGTCGACGCCCATGCGCTCGCGGGCGTCGAACAGGAACTCGATGGGGTCGGTGGCGGGCTTCCATTCACCCTCCTCGTCCCCGTCGGCGCGCCGTCGGATCGAGTCGGCCTCGACGCTGTAGCTGTCGAACAGCCGCTCTCTCGCGTCGAACTCGTAGGTGGCTCCGTCGAACTCGAGCCGGTAACCACTCTCATGAGGCTCGGGCTCGATCAGCTCCTCGTAGGCGAACTCCTCTAGCATCTTGCCGAGCAGGCGGCGCTCGACGGTCCGCCAGATCTCCGGCGTCAGCGCGTCCGTATCGGTCAGGTCGGTCGTATCGGGCGTCTCGGTGTCGTAAACGGATGTGGGCGTGATCATGGTGTTTAGTCCTCCCGCGTGAGGGGTGCGCGCGGCTCGTCGAGCACGCGCGCGGGGGCGTGGTTCGCGAACTGTTCGACCGAGAAGTCCTGAAAGACGGTGTCCTCGCCGACGGGGTAGACCTCGCGGTCGCACACCG
The sequence above is drawn from the Halalkalicoccus sp. NIPERK01 genome and encodes:
- a CDS encoding nitrite/sulfite reductase translates to MPSDVEEWKDEVYGTDIRAHMERFAEEGWDAIPEDEHDAWFERFKWYGLYHQRAGQESYFMMRIGPPNGVLEPGMLRTIGEVAKKYSTGPAENPEFGNGWADFTTRQAVQLHWINIEDVPAIWDELEEAGLSTLQACGDSWRNIVGCPVAGKDEHEHVDALETIYELHDTFKGDDDHSNLPRKWKVSVTGCDEGCGQGDINDLGFEPAEKEIDGETVTGFNVRVGGGLARNEPRFARDIDVFVTPERAADVAGGISALFRDHGDRENRYNARIKFLVDEWGPEKVRDVLQEEYVDFEMHTAGDDLREHYSYNAGTADGHADHVGVHEQKDGNYYVGLNVLVGRMGADEVIELADLAEEYGSGEARLTQRQNVVLTDVPEENLDALLDEPLLSEYSPDPHPFQRGSIACTGTEFCSLSIVETKNRQVRFSRWLVENVDLPAGIEDFHIHLSGCTASCAQPQIADVSLRGMKTRKDGEPVEALDIGLGGGLGENPNFADWVTQRVPADEVPGAIANLIEGFAAERSEGQTFREFVVERDEEELAALCEPEETSYTDPYMHNTKQTWYPYAEDDDLDSSPAPAYPDDTPMSADD
- a CDS encoding IucA/IucC family siderophore biosynthesis protein, which translates into the protein MITPTSVYDTETPDTTDLTDTDALTPEIWRTVERRLLGKMLEEFAYEELIEPEPHESGYRLEFDGATYEFDARERLFDSYSVEADSIRRRADGDEEGEWKPATDPIEFLFDARERMGVDEMTAGHLVREYRNTLLADAHIEARKRRNTGLDFEELSYADVEGEMAGHPWITYNKGRIGWGYDDYRRYAPECQEPVRLRWLAVSRELATFVSAEGVEYDALLEVELGEHREGFADRLESKGLDPEDYRLVPVHEWQWDEAIVGAFAREVATDAIVPLGEGPDEYLPMQSIRTFANVDRPERHNVKLPMKILNTLVWRGLPGERTEAAPMVTEYLKGIRDDDPFLRDEHRLVLPGEVAGVNVAHPEFDRLDGAPYQYRELLGCVWRESVHDLIEEDERPITLSALLHVDGTGTPVLSRLVERSGLDLDEWLDELFSTLLPPLLHYLYRYGTVFSPHGENTILVVRDGVPTRLALKDFVDDVNVSEYPLPELEALPEELRAVLRTEPPEGLCQFVFAGLFVGVFRYVAEIAEEHHDYPEERFYRGVREEILAYQDRFHELEERFELFDLLKPTFTKLCLNRNRMLGGYGDADGRPHAAEHGAVRNALHEVREDG